From Thamnophis elegans isolate rThaEle1 chromosome 12, rThaEle1.pri, whole genome shotgun sequence, one genomic window encodes:
- the DHX34 gene encoding probable ATP-dependent RNA helicase DHX34 isoform X4, which translates to MAAEGWDCPATRARLEAAYFPPGCGGQELEDFWAFLRRLRGFCERRGSGAGDRPAYDPRCRLNLRLPRREAPGVSPPLARRFGLALLRFLDFAQRRSLARLARLQRERAALPIARSREPLLAALAGSPVVLVAGDTGCGKSTQVPQFLLAAGYAHVACTQPRRLACVALAQRVARESLGRFGEQVGYQIRFESARSPATRVVFLTEGLLLRQAQREPALPAYRVLIVDEVHERHLHGDFLLGVLRRLLPSRPDLKLVLMSATINIRLFADYFGEAPVIQVPGRLFPITVIYEPIRPEESSRGRRERLGVQPFLRVLQAIDHKYPPEERGDLLIFLSGVAEIGAVVEAAQSYAAFTKRWVVLPLHSTLSVTEQDKVFDLAPPGVRKCIISTNIAETSVTIDGVRFVVDAGKVKELSYDSKAKLHRLQEFWISRASAEQRKGRAGRTGPGVCYRLYAESDYDNFAPYPVPEIQRVALDALILQMKSMGLGDPREFPFLEPPPQASLEAALGYLKHQGALDSAEALTPIGTLLAQLPVDVVIGKMLVLGTLLDLAAPTLTIAAVLSVPSPFLHRGGGHRDLECLAARRSLGSPLGDPLTLLNIFNAWVQEKAANCRGSQRWCRRRGLEEHRLYEAANLRRQFQELLQDHRLLCPPARPCSSYARQRRRREHRELHRLKREHQQRGGRRRKLLRLQEEEQQEGGGGGGGGGGRGCSSGEEEEGSSCLDIQDVNFQLRHDMEELQAAACEGHRLSTGQLALLQLVLARGLYPQLAAPDPFNETRKDSEQIFHTREKAGLVLHPTSVFADDPELLHSGSKAGKDPDAKERMTSHPQVLFFVSLLETHKPYLVNCLRLPALQVLLLLARSLDTNADCTRIVADSWLELQVPVAEAAVRVLGIALRLRASWDKVLDRCLQRLAGQAEEEKETEAPPSALEVCQLTHELLSFLKTEVQYSLRRMTPLEQQHLYVGPRVAPGEAKGLPSFFQGMQLVPHEVKGGYRIGEFLTFNCLAGEGDLYSDCLRSFWTCPRCDLYMPFTPLERVAHEEACRSPDPQDRELGHKGPRRGAAEATSGTSGLQQLYHCAVCQDSLHLTPTEILKHQKQHRGHL; encoded by the exons ATGGCGGCGGAGGGCTGGGACTGCCCCGCCACCCGCGCCCGCCTGGAGGCCGCTTACTTCCCGCCGGGCTGCGGCGGCCAGGAGCTGGAGGACTTCTGGGCTTTCCTCCGGCGCCTGCGGGGCTTCTGCGAGCGGCGGGGCTCCGGCGCGGGGGACCGGCCGGCCTACGATCCCAGGTGCCGCCTGAACCTGCGGCTGCCCCGGCGAGAGGCGCCCGGCGTGTCTCCGCCGCTGGCGCGCCGCTTCGGCCTGGCGCTGCTCCGCTTCCTGGACTTCGCGCAGCGGCGGAGCTTGGCCCGGCTGGCGCGGCTGCAGCGGGAGCGCGCCGCCCTGCCCATCGCCCGCTCGCGGGAGCCGCTGCTGGCCGCGCTGGCAGGCAGCCCGGTGGTGCTGGTGGCCGGGGACACGGGCTGCGGCAAGTCCACGCAGGTGCCCCAGTTCCTGCTGGCCGCCGGCTACGCCCACGTGGCCTGCACCCAGCCGCGGCGCCTGGCCTGCGTGGCGCTGGCCCAGCGCGTGGCCCGCGAGAGCCTGGGCCGCTTCGGGGAGCAG GTGGGCTACCAGATCCGCTTCGAAAGCGCCCGCTCGCCGGCCACGCGCGTCGTCTTCCTGACCGAAGGGCTGCTCCTGCGCCAGGCCCAGCGGGAGCCCGCGCTGCCCGCCTACCGGGTGCTGATTGTGGACGAGGTGCACGAGCGGCACCTGCACGGCGACTTCCTGCTGGGTGTCCTGCGCCGCCTGCTGCCTTCCCGGCCCGACCTCAAGCTGGTGCTCATGTCGGCCACCATCAACATCCGGCTCTTCGCCGACTATTTTGGGGAGGCTCCTGTCATCCAGGTCCCTGGGCGCCTCTTCCCCATCACG GTCATCTATGAACCCATCCGCCCTGAGGAAAGCAGCCGTGGGCGCAGGGAGCGACTGGGCGTGCAGCCCTTCCTACGGGTGCTTCAGGCCATCGACCACAAGTACCCGCCAGAGGAGAGGGGAGACCTGCTCATCTTCCTCAGCGGGGTGGCTGAGATTGGGGCGGTGGTGGAGGCTGCACAGTCTTACGCGGCCTTCACCAAGCGCTGGGTGGTCCTTCCTCTgcacagcaccctctctgtgacCGAGCAGGACAAG GTCTTTGACCTTGCTCCCCCTGGAGTCCGGAAGTGCATCATTTCCACCAACATTGCCGAGACTTCCGTGACCATTGATGGGGTCCGGTTTGTTGTGGATGCAG GAAAGGTGAAAGAGCTGAGCTATGACTCCAAGGCCAAGCTGCATCGCCTCCAGGAGTTCTGGATCAGCCGAGCCAGTGCTGAGCAACGCAAGGGCCGGGCAGGCCGCACTGGGCCCGGGGTCTGCTACCGCCTCTACGCTGAATCGGACTATGACAATTTTGCCCCCTACCCAGTGCCAGAGATCCAGCGGGTGGCACTGGATGCTCTGATTTTACAG ATGAAGAGCATGGGCTTAGGCGACCCCCGAGAGTTCCCTTTCCTGGAGCCGCCCCCTCAGGCCAGCCTGGAGGCCGCCCTGGGCTACCTAAAGCATCAGGGTGCCCTGGACTCAGCAGAGGCCCTAACGCCCATTGGGACTCTCCTGGCTCAGCTGCCGGTGGATGTGGTGATCG GGAAGATGCTGGTGTTGGGGACGCTCCTGGACCTCGCTGCCCCCACGCTCACCATTGCCGCCGTCCTCAGCGTGCCCTCTCCCTTCCTGCACAGGGGCGGGGGGCACAGGGACCTGGAGTGCCTGGCAGCCCGGCGAAGCCTGGGGAGCCCACTGGGAGACCCCCTGACCCTTCTGAATATCTTCAACGCCTGGGTCCAG GAGAAAGCGGCCAATTGCCGAGGATCCCAGCGATGGTGCCGGCGTCGGGGCCTGGAGGAGCACCGGCTCTATGAGGCGGCCAATCTGCGGCGCCAGTTTCAG GAATTGCTGCAGGACCACCGACTGCTGTGCCCCCCTGCTCGGCCTTGCAGCTCCTATGCTCGACAGAGGAGGAGGCGGGAACACCGAGAGCTGCACAGACTCAAGCGGGAGCATCAGCAGCGGGGGGGCCGCCGAAGGAAGCTGTTGCGGCTGCAGGAAGAGGAGCagcaagagggaggaggaggaggaggaggaggaggagggcgcggTTGTTCAtctggggaagaggaggagggcagTTCCTGCCTAGACATTCAG GATGTGAATTTTCAGCTGCGGCATGATATGGAGGAGCTGCAGGCGGCTGCCTGTGAAGGCCACAGGCTCTCGACTGGCCAGCTGGCTCTACTGCAGCTGGTGCTGGCTCGGGGCCTTTACCCTCAGCTGGCTGCCCCCGACCCTTTCAACGAGACCCGCAAGGATTCGGAACAG ATCTTCCACACGAGAGAGAAAGCCGGCCTTGTCCTGCACCCAACCAGTGTCTTTGCTGATGACCCAGAACTGCTGCATTCGGGCTCCAAGGCTGGTAAGGACCCAG ATGCCAAGGAGAGGATGACCAGCCACCCCCAAGTCCTGTTCTTCGTCTCCTTGCTGGAGACCCACAAGCCCTACCTGGTGAACTGTCTCCGCCTGCCGGCACTGCAG GTGCTACTGCTTTTGGCCCGCTCTCTCGATACCAATGCTGACTGTACACGCATTGTGGCTGACTCCTGGCTTGAGCTCCAGGTCCCCGTGGCAGAGGCGGCCGTGCGGGTACTCGGCATTGCCCTACGCCTCCGGGCCTCTTGGGACAAAGTGTTGGACAGGTGTCTGCAAAGATTGGCAGGCCAggctgaggaagagaaagagacagaggcacCACCCAGCGCCTTAGAGGTGTGCCAACTCACACACGAACTGTTGAGCTTCCTGAAGACGGAG GTCCAGTACAGCCTCCGGCGAATGACCCCGCTGGAGCAGCAGCACCTGTATGTGGGCCCTCGGGTGGCGCCTGGGGAGGCTAAGGGGCTGCCCAGCTTCTTCCAGGGGATGCAGCTGGTGCCCCACGAGGTGAAAGGTGGCTACAGGATTGGCGAGTTCCTGACGTTCAATTGTCTGGCA GGGGAGGGAGACCTGTACAGTGACTGCCTGCGCAGCTTCTGGACATGCCCTCGATGCGACCTCTACATGCCCTTCACACCTCTGGAGCGTGTGGCCCATGAAGAGGCCTGCCGGTCTCCTGACCCTCAGGACAGGGAGCTTGGCCACAAAG GGCCCAGAAGGGGTGCGGCGGAGGCTACCTCTGGCACCTCTGGCCTGCAGCAGCTCTACCACTGTGCCGTCTGCCAGGACAGCCTGCATCTCACACCCACAGAAATCCTGAAGCATCAGAAGCAGCATCGGGGGCACCTGTGA
- the DHX34 gene encoding probable ATP-dependent RNA helicase DHX34 isoform X5, whose protein sequence is MAAEGWDCPATRARLEAAYFPPGCGGQELEDFWAFLRRLRGFCERRGSGAGDRPAYDPRCRLNLRLPRREAPGVSPPLARRFGLALLRFLDFAQRRSLARLARLQRERAALPIARSREPLLAALAGSPVVLVAGDTGCGKSTQVPQFLLAAGYAHVACTQPRRLACVALAQRVARESLGRFGEQVGYQIRFESARSPATRVVFLTEGLLLRQAQREPALPAYRVLIVDEVHERHLHGDFLLGVLRRLLPSRPDLKLVLMSATINIRLFADYFGEAPVIQVPGRLFPITVIYEPIRPEESSRGRRERLGVQPFLRVLQAIDHKYPPEERGDLLIFLSGVAEIGAVVEAAQSYAAFTKRWVVLPLHSTLSVTEQDKVFDLAPPGVRKCIISTNIAETSVTIDGVRFVVDAGKVKELSYDSKAKLHRLQEFWISRASAEQRKGRAGRTGPGVCYRLYAESDYDNFAPYPVPEIQRVALDALILQMKSMGLGDPREFPFLEPPPQASLEAALGYLKHQGALDSAEALTPIGTLLAQLPVDVVIGKMLVLGTLLDLAAPTLTIAAVLSVPSPFLHRGGGHRDLECLAARRSLGSPLGDPLTLLNIFNAWVQVGRAREGPQVQREELDVPVLLFLCGIFLESQRSVRWEDLLPGFFPNPGPSCRNISLGSLDLLSAFPLCSFGLATGTPFAAASFQPSSIPAPGQGMGRPCVGTELGHASQASLVFGWQEKAANCRGSQRWCRRRGLEEHRLYEAANLRRQFQELLQDHRLLCPPARPCSSYARQRRRREHRELHRLKREHQQRGGRRRKLLRLQEEEQQEGGGGGGGGGGRGCSSGEEEEGSSCLDIQDVNFQLRHDMEELQAAACEGHRLSTGQLALLQLVLARGLYPQLAAPDPFNETRKDSEQIFHTREKAGLVLHPTSVFADDPELLHSGSKAGKDPGATAFGPLSRYQC, encoded by the exons ATGGCGGCGGAGGGCTGGGACTGCCCCGCCACCCGCGCCCGCCTGGAGGCCGCTTACTTCCCGCCGGGCTGCGGCGGCCAGGAGCTGGAGGACTTCTGGGCTTTCCTCCGGCGCCTGCGGGGCTTCTGCGAGCGGCGGGGCTCCGGCGCGGGGGACCGGCCGGCCTACGATCCCAGGTGCCGCCTGAACCTGCGGCTGCCCCGGCGAGAGGCGCCCGGCGTGTCTCCGCCGCTGGCGCGCCGCTTCGGCCTGGCGCTGCTCCGCTTCCTGGACTTCGCGCAGCGGCGGAGCTTGGCCCGGCTGGCGCGGCTGCAGCGGGAGCGCGCCGCCCTGCCCATCGCCCGCTCGCGGGAGCCGCTGCTGGCCGCGCTGGCAGGCAGCCCGGTGGTGCTGGTGGCCGGGGACACGGGCTGCGGCAAGTCCACGCAGGTGCCCCAGTTCCTGCTGGCCGCCGGCTACGCCCACGTGGCCTGCACCCAGCCGCGGCGCCTGGCCTGCGTGGCGCTGGCCCAGCGCGTGGCCCGCGAGAGCCTGGGCCGCTTCGGGGAGCAG GTGGGCTACCAGATCCGCTTCGAAAGCGCCCGCTCGCCGGCCACGCGCGTCGTCTTCCTGACCGAAGGGCTGCTCCTGCGCCAGGCCCAGCGGGAGCCCGCGCTGCCCGCCTACCGGGTGCTGATTGTGGACGAGGTGCACGAGCGGCACCTGCACGGCGACTTCCTGCTGGGTGTCCTGCGCCGCCTGCTGCCTTCCCGGCCCGACCTCAAGCTGGTGCTCATGTCGGCCACCATCAACATCCGGCTCTTCGCCGACTATTTTGGGGAGGCTCCTGTCATCCAGGTCCCTGGGCGCCTCTTCCCCATCACG GTCATCTATGAACCCATCCGCCCTGAGGAAAGCAGCCGTGGGCGCAGGGAGCGACTGGGCGTGCAGCCCTTCCTACGGGTGCTTCAGGCCATCGACCACAAGTACCCGCCAGAGGAGAGGGGAGACCTGCTCATCTTCCTCAGCGGGGTGGCTGAGATTGGGGCGGTGGTGGAGGCTGCACAGTCTTACGCGGCCTTCACCAAGCGCTGGGTGGTCCTTCCTCTgcacagcaccctctctgtgacCGAGCAGGACAAG GTCTTTGACCTTGCTCCCCCTGGAGTCCGGAAGTGCATCATTTCCACCAACATTGCCGAGACTTCCGTGACCATTGATGGGGTCCGGTTTGTTGTGGATGCAG GAAAGGTGAAAGAGCTGAGCTATGACTCCAAGGCCAAGCTGCATCGCCTCCAGGAGTTCTGGATCAGCCGAGCCAGTGCTGAGCAACGCAAGGGCCGGGCAGGCCGCACTGGGCCCGGGGTCTGCTACCGCCTCTACGCTGAATCGGACTATGACAATTTTGCCCCCTACCCAGTGCCAGAGATCCAGCGGGTGGCACTGGATGCTCTGATTTTACAG ATGAAGAGCATGGGCTTAGGCGACCCCCGAGAGTTCCCTTTCCTGGAGCCGCCCCCTCAGGCCAGCCTGGAGGCCGCCCTGGGCTACCTAAAGCATCAGGGTGCCCTGGACTCAGCAGAGGCCCTAACGCCCATTGGGACTCTCCTGGCTCAGCTGCCGGTGGATGTGGTGATCG GGAAGATGCTGGTGTTGGGGACGCTCCTGGACCTCGCTGCCCCCACGCTCACCATTGCCGCCGTCCTCAGCGTGCCCTCTCCCTTCCTGCACAGGGGCGGGGGGCACAGGGACCTGGAGTGCCTGGCAGCCCGGCGAAGCCTGGGGAGCCCACTGGGAGACCCCCTGACCCTTCTGAATATCTTCAACGCCTGGGTCCAGGTAGGCAGGGCGCGGGAAGGGCCACAGGTGCAGCGTGAAGAGCTCGACGTGCCAGTCCTTCTCTTCCTGTGCGGCATCTTCCTCGAGAGCCAGAGGAGCGTCAGGTGGGAGGATCTCCTTCCAGGCTTCTTTCCCAACCCAGGGCCCTCGTGCCGGAATATTTCTCTGGGTTCCCTGGATCTTCTCTCGGCATTTCCCCTTTGCTCTTtcggcttggcaactggcacccCATTTGCGGCAGCATCCTTCCAGCCAAGCTCCATTCCTGCTCCAGGCCAGGGGATGGGAAGGCCTTGCGTGGGGACAGAGCTGGGCCACGCAAGTCAGGCTTCCCTTGTCTTTGGCTGGCAGGAGAAAGCGGCCAATTGCCGAGGATCCCAGCGATGGTGCCGGCGTCGGGGCCTGGAGGAGCACCGGCTCTATGAGGCGGCCAATCTGCGGCGCCAGTTTCAG GAATTGCTGCAGGACCACCGACTGCTGTGCCCCCCTGCTCGGCCTTGCAGCTCCTATGCTCGACAGAGGAGGAGGCGGGAACACCGAGAGCTGCACAGACTCAAGCGGGAGCATCAGCAGCGGGGGGGCCGCCGAAGGAAGCTGTTGCGGCTGCAGGAAGAGGAGCagcaagagggaggaggaggaggaggaggaggaggagggcgcggTTGTTCAtctggggaagaggaggagggcagTTCCTGCCTAGACATTCAG GATGTGAATTTTCAGCTGCGGCATGATATGGAGGAGCTGCAGGCGGCTGCCTGTGAAGGCCACAGGCTCTCGACTGGCCAGCTGGCTCTACTGCAGCTGGTGCTGGCTCGGGGCCTTTACCCTCAGCTGGCTGCCCCCGACCCTTTCAACGAGACCCGCAAGGATTCGGAACAG ATCTTCCACACGAGAGAGAAAGCCGGCCTTGTCCTGCACCCAACCAGTGTCTTTGCTGATGACCCAGAACTGCTGCATTCGGGCTCCAAGGCTGGTAAGGACCCAG GTGCTACTGCTTTTGGCCCGCTCTCTCGATACCAATGCTGA